The Nymphaea colorata isolate Beijing-Zhang1983 chromosome 7, ASM883128v2, whole genome shotgun sequence DNA window CAACCGGTATGCAGGTAGGTGtgtgcccctctctctctctctctctctctctctatatatatatatatatatatatatatatatatatatatatatatatatatatatatatatatatatatatatatatatatatatatatatatatatatatatatatataatgactagTAGAAACCAGACAATAGATtaaagacaaaaactagaccatCTAAAAGATGacatttaaagtgtttttttttttaatctaaccttaccaatataatCTTAAGAATAAATTGATGCAAATATATATTGTCATTTTTGTGGGCAAAAATGAATGGTTTTCATagcatcaatattttttataataacaaaatcaacttgattcaaagtatgttttatatcaaaatagtttctAGAAATATGATAGGGCatttatgttttatttaaaataattcttTAGCAAAAAACTTAAAGGTTCTGGTTTTTATCTCTTACTTAAGTATCTAGTTTttactactctctctctctctctctctatatatatatatatatatatatatatatatatatataatatgtgcatgtgtgtgtatatatatatatatataatctaattctttttcttcctgGTAATATAAAAGTAATATTTTGACCGTTAGACTACATGCTATATATATACTGACCCTATCTCCGAGGACCCTTCATTGGATATTTTGACAGTTAGAACTATAGAATAGGAAAATAGGCCTGTGTTTTGAGGTTCTCTAGAAAGATGTGCCAAATGCAAGATATTTTAAGCATAAAGGAATTTAATTCTTTTCCAATCAAATTTGTATCAGTGATGCTAGAATACTGGATTTTCTTGTATCTTTCGGAAAAATTGTTCTAGAgctaattaaaattaaaaaaaaaaaaattcgttaATCGCATAGTCCAAACATGCAGCGGATACTGAATGGCACAACACAAATCAACTCCACATCGGCGTATATTCAAAGACTCCTATTTGCCTTGTTGAGAAATACAGAAATGCGGTAAAATGTGTTCTTACGATGTAAATTTGCTATTAATACACAAATATTCTATTACTTGTACTTTTGCTCCTTGATTAAAGCAATGTTCTTATGAACAGCTAGGTTTATACACGAGCTCGAGCAAGGCATTTACTTAAAAGACCGTCAGATTTTGAAGTTGACACGTTTAAGCAAAGTTCAGACAAATAATAAATTCATCTTCAATAATTGATTATTTTGTAATATACGTATAAACGAACAAAAGCATAAATATAACTCAAAGATTGAAGACAATTCATGaaactatttaaaaatttagtgttttatgaatctatcacaacttttaagataaatttattaaaaatttataaactgTTACCAAACATTCTGCAAAATTACACAAGGTCACTCGTATTTAATGGAGTAACTCTCGAACTCCACTTATTTACAAACTCAAGTTTTATTTTAGTCTCAGCTCAACCGAACAAACTAAACACCCCGCATGAACGAAAAGCAGGTGGACGACTTGCTGTAATATTCTATACCGATTAAAGAACGAGTCCCGTATAGGCGAGGTGCTGTAATATTTTATATCGATTAAAGAACGAGTCCCGTATAGACGAGGTGCTGTAATATTTTATATCGATTAAAGAACGAGTTCCGTATAGTTTCTGTGTAGCATAATATGATCCTGGTTGACAACTGTCACGATCAAAGGTCAAAATGCTCGGTAGAAGCCAAACTGTTGCCAAAAAAATGGTCCCTTACAGTCCCGAACGAACTCTTAAGACTCTAAAACATTACTTAGTTATGAAAGGTAGGGATTGACAATGACATCACACGAAGTTCCGCTTCTTGTATTGAAACATGTCACCATCTGCTTTGCGCATCTCAACCAAAGGATAGAAATGATTGACCTTCACATATGCAAGTACCGGAATGTTATATGCACAGAGACCTTGTGAACCTTTGCATTGTGTATAAGTCCATATGTTAAAGTTTTGAGCATGATCCGCTACACGTTGTAAGGTCATTAATGTAAGTATGTGGTTCTGAGGCATTGCCCTTATTCCGCCTGGTTAAGAGGCATTTTTGTATTATGTATTTCCAAGTTAGTGAAAACCCTTACATGGCTATGGACTTCTGAGAACATGGATTTCCAAACCACACAGAAATTCTTGTGTttcttgttattattattattattattatgcaatcatgaacaagagagagagcTTTCATTCCTAATAGCTACTAATAGCTACCTCTTTTGAATCCACTCATTTCTGTTGCCATGATGTCTAGAGGCAaagtaataaattttttatgaggcgggccgaattaaagtttctaaattttgactaggtcaaaatatcatttttcaaaatttttatataaaacaagtgattttttttaaatttaaatgtaagttttttaacagttttctttttttaaaatggggTTAAGGCCATGCTTGCTCTACCTTGCTCTACCTTGGCTGTGCTCCATGTGATGTGGAGATTGAGTTGCCGCACGTCCACTCAACAAAACAAAtatgcacaagaaaaaaaaataaaagagctAGTGGcattttataaattattcaTAAGGTTATGCACATTTTAgtctttcaatattttattaattgaaaagttAAATGAAGAGAGGTATTTGAGCCTAGCAACTTGAAGAACTTCACAATCATACATAGTGAACTTAAAAGTAAACGGAGCATTATCTCTTTCATAGCTAGCTAGCGTCCATTAACTTTCATTAAAAACCATCATCGCCACAGCAAACTACGTgtggaagaagaaaatttgaacTCAACCTTTTTTATCCACATCCCGTCACCACCATGAACAAACCAAAAATACTACCAGTCAAACAACTACAACTCCgttcttcattttgaatttcaacattttctaaTAGTTGGGCAGAAACCCATCATCCCTCTTTCCTATATAAACCCCTCAAGTGCACCAAAGGTTTTACCATCCATCAGGCTTACGATTTCCGCTTCTTCGTTAATAATTCCCTCTTAATCTCAGAAAGTTTGTACTTCTACGTACCAAAACTCTTCTGCAGCTAATCTTCCCTAACTTCTCAGGGAAAATGAAATATTTCCTTCTATTCTTCATCGTGATAGTGTTCGTCGATGTCTTCCATTCAGCATTTGGAAGCAGCAATCTTGGCAGCGATGATGCTTCTGCAAGAGCTGCAACTTATCCGGCCTTTTCTCGCAGCAGTGGTTCTGATGCCATAACCGATCGTTTTCTTGCCGAAGCTCGAAGCAAAGGTGCCGGTTGCAAGAAATATCCGTTCGTTTGCCGACTTCGGGGCAGCGCCGGGCCGGACTGCTGCGGGAACTCCTGCGTCAACACCTTCACCGATCGAAGGAACTGTGGTCGGTGCGGGAAGAAGTGCAGACACGGGGAGACGTGCTGCGGAGGGCAGTGCGTCAACCTCTCCTTCAACACCAGCCACTGCGGCCGCTGCTTTAACAAGTGCAGCGCCGGAGATTCCTGCTCCTATGGTCTCTGCGCTTACGCTTGACGACTAGCTAGATTCTTGGTCGCCATGCATAAAGATtggtttaatttaatttattcatgTAATGCTCCTCATTTGTGCAACAGTCTGATGATTCTTTGATGCATTGTTGGTAAATTCGATTCGATTTTGTGTCGTTTGTTGTGCAGTCAGAACTTTGTAGCGTGAAGCCGTTAAGTAAAAAATCAGTTGATGCATTCATCTTACTTACCTCCTCCTCTTTGAACCCGGTTATAAGTGTCACtattttttatgcattaatGACTGAAATACATTTAATTTATactgaaaagaaatttttttgtaaatacaaatatagaaataaaaaataaaaaaactataaaagatatttttaatgAACTACCAAAGGGCATGttggtgatttttttattaattttaacaattttttatggtttcattttcatttaaggaa harbors:
- the LOC116258125 gene encoding stigma-specific STIG1-like protein 1, whose product is MKYFLLFFIVIVFVDVFHSAFGSSNLGSDDASARAATYPAFSRSSGSDAITDRFLAEARSKGAGCKKYPFVCRLRGSAGPDCCGNSCVNTFTDRRNCGRCGKKCRHGETCCGGQCVNLSFNTSHCGRCFNKCSAGDSCSYGLCAYA